Genomic DNA from Geitlerinema sp. PCC 9228:
GGAAAACCTACGCCACCGTAGTGACGTTTACCCCCCATCCACGGGAATTTTTCACCGGGCAACCCCTCAGCTTACTGACCCCCAATCGCGAAAAAGAAACCGCACTTGCTGCCTTAGGGGTGGAACAATTGGTCTTGTTGCCTTTCGACCGGGAACTCGCTTCGCTGGAACCCTCGGAATTTGTCGATCGCATCCTGGTCAAACAGTTGCATGCCAAACAAATTAGCATTGGCGCTGATTTCTGCTTCGGACGCGATCGCAGCGGCACCGCCACCGATTTACGTGCGATCGCCTGGCAATACGGCATTCATACCAATATTATCCCCCTCAAAAGCGAAGGGTCGGAGCGCATCAGCAGTTCCGCCATCCGGCAAGCCCTGCAAGCAGGAGACGTAGAACGCGCCCAGCAACTGTTGGGACGCCCCTACCAACTGATCGGCAAAGTGGTGGCCGGAGAAAAACTCGGTAGAACCATTGGGTTTCCCACCGCCAACTTGCACGTTCCACCGGAAAAATTCCTTCCCCGTTTGGGGGTCTACAGCGTCTGGGTGCAAACCAACCACCCCCACTCTGTATCCCCATGTTTGCCTGGGGTTGCCAACATCGGTGCCCGTCCCACCGTCAACGGTCAGCAAGTATCCGTAGAGGTACACCTGCTAGACTGGTCGGGGGACTTGTACGGTCGTACCCTTACCCTGCACTTACAAAAATTCCTGCGTCCGGAACAAAAATTTGCCTCCCTAGAGGAACTCAAAGCGCAAATTGCCCGAGATTGCGAACTCGCCAGAAACGACCCCACCTAACCACCTTCCAGCTGCCCCTACCATGAGAGAAAAAGTTGCCCAACTGGTTGAAAATTTAAACCAGACCATCGTCGGCAAAACCGATGCCATTCGCTTAGTTTTGGTCGCCCTGTTTTCCGGCGGCCATGCCCTCTTAGAAGACGTACCCGGCGTCGGGAAAACCTTGCTGGCCAAATCCCTGGCCCGTTCCATCGATGGCCAATTTCAACGCCTGCAATGTACCCCCGATTTGCTTCCTGCCGACACCACTGGCACCAATATTTGGAATCCCCGCACCGGCGACTTTGAATTCTTATCCGGTCCCGTTTTTACCAATATTTTTCTAGCCGATGAAATCAACCGCGCCACCCCCCGCACCCAATCGGCTTTGTTAGAGGTGATGGAAGAAAGACAAGTGACCGTAGACGGGGTTTCCCGACCGGTTCCCAGCCCTTTTTTTGTGATTGCCACGCAAAACCCCATTGAATATCAAGGCACCTTTCCCCTACCAGAAGCGCAAATGGACCGGTTTACCCTCTCCTTTAGTTTGGGATATCCTAGCGAAACCGAAGAACTGCAAATGCTGCAGCGGTTGGATACCGGCGTCGCGATCGCCCAGTTGCAACCTTGCATCTCCACCCACGAAGTAGAACAGCTGCAACAACTGTGCAAGCAAGTCAAAATCTCGCCAGAACTGCAAGCCTACATGCGGGATTTGGTGGTTGCCACCCGCCACCACGAAGACATTGCCCTCGGTGCCAGCCCCCGGGGAACCGTCGCTTTGTACCGCACCACCCAAGCCCTCGCCTACATCGAAGGGGACTACTACAACCCCCAAACCGACACCTACTACGCCATTGAAGACCATGTAAAATGGCTAGCTCCCTTTGTCCTGGCCCACCGCACCATTCCCGCTGCTGGTCAAGACGCCACTGCCCTCATCCAACAATTGCTGCAAACCGTTCCCACCCCCTCCGCCGCCAAAGTCAAAAAATAACGTATAATTGACCTTGGCGAAGCGCCCCACTTGAAATTGGAGTGCCCCCTTTGCCTATGGTTCGTCGCAAATCTCGCAATCCCCTCTGGCGACCCGCCAAGCGATCGCCATTTATCTTACTCTGCCTGCTGGTTTTGTGGAGTGGCATCATCGGCTGGGGCATCGCCACCGCCAGCGACCCCAACCCCAACCCCCCCAGCATCGGCACTGTAGACCCCCTTCCCCCCCGCTACCAACTGGGGAAAGAACTCTACATCCAAAACTGCGGTAGCTGCCACCTCGCCATTCCCCCCGCCGTCTTCCCCCGACAAACCTGGAGCGACCTGCTGCAGGACTCCCAACACTACGGCACCACCATTACCCCCTTGCGAAACCCCAACCTCACCTTGGTTTGGAACTACCTAAGTACCTTCTCGCGCTCTCAAAACGAAGAAGAATCCACCCCCTACCGCTTCAACCAATCCCGCTTTTTCCAAGCATTGCACCCCGAGGTAGACATTCCCAACCCCACCACCGTCAAAAGT
This window encodes:
- a CDS encoding bifunctional riboflavin kinase/FAD synthetase; translation: MTKTLNKVLAPTNVALGNFDGVHRGHWQVIQPILPTNEDPVSSECHGKTYATVVTFTPHPREFFTGQPLSLLTPNREKETALAALGVEQLVLLPFDRELASLEPSEFVDRILVKQLHAKQISIGADFCFGRDRSGTATDLRAIAWQYGIHTNIIPLKSEGSERISSSAIRQALQAGDVERAQQLLGRPYQLIGKVVAGEKLGRTIGFPTANLHVPPEKFLPRLGVYSVWVQTNHPHSVSPCLPGVANIGARPTVNGQQVSVEVHLLDWSGDLYGRTLTLHLQKFLRPEQKFASLEELKAQIARDCELARNDPT
- a CDS encoding MoxR family ATPase, translating into MREKVAQLVENLNQTIVGKTDAIRLVLVALFSGGHALLEDVPGVGKTLLAKSLARSIDGQFQRLQCTPDLLPADTTGTNIWNPRTGDFEFLSGPVFTNIFLADEINRATPRTQSALLEVMEERQVTVDGVSRPVPSPFFVIATQNPIEYQGTFPLPEAQMDRFTLSFSLGYPSETEELQMLQRLDTGVAIAQLQPCISTHEVEQLQQLCKQVKISPELQAYMRDLVVATRHHEDIALGASPRGTVALYRTTQALAYIEGDYYNPQTDTYYAIEDHVKWLAPFVLAHRTIPAAGQDATALIQQLLQTVPTPSAAKVKK
- a CDS encoding cytochrome C, which encodes MVRRKSRNPLWRPAKRSPFILLCLLVLWSGIIGWGIATASDPNPNPPSIGTVDPLPPRYQLGKELYIQNCGSCHLAIPPAVFPRQTWSDLLQDSQHYGTTITPLRNPNLTLVWNYLSTFSRSQNEEESTPYRFNQSRFFQALHPEVDIPNPTTVKSCVRCHPQAPEYNFRVLSSPPSPSETP